In Tistrella mobilis, the genomic window ACGGCGGCGGCGGTGGATGACGGCCGCATCGCCGAGATCGAGGCGCGGCTCGCCCGGCTTGAAGCAACCCTCAACGAGCACCGCGAGCGGTCGGAACATGCCCTTGCCGATCTTGCCCGCGGATTCGTGGCGCTGGCCGAGAAGCGCAGCGCACCGCCCGCGGGCTGACCGGCACCGGATGCGCCTCCTGTGCTGGAACCTGAAGCGCCCCGATGACCGCCGCCTTGCCGGCATCGCCGGGCAGCTGCGGGATCTGGAGGTGGATCTGCTGATGGCGCAGGAAACCCGCCCGGGGGACGGACCGGCACTCGGCCGGCTGCTGGGAGGTGCATCGGCTTTCACCGCGGCCTTCCCGCTCCGCGGCAGCGCCGAGGGCCATCTCATCTGGCGGCGGCATGATCCGGTCGGCCCCGTTCAGCCGCTGATGCTCGGCGGCTGGCCCTGGCCGCGCATCGCGCAGCTCTTTCGCCTTACCCCCCGGGGACCCGTTGCCGCCAATCTGCAGCTGTCCCACGGCCCTCTCGCCCATCGGCGGGAACTTGGGGTGGTGGCGGGCCATCGCCCCGCCCTGATCGCCGGCGATTTCAACTGGCCAGAGGCGCTGCGCCTGCGGGGCTGGCAGGACACCACACCTGCCGGCGGCAGCTTTCGCCTGGGACCACTCCGGCTGCGTCTCGACCGGGTGCTGATTGCCGGAGACCTGCCGCAGCCGTCGGTGCGGATCCTGCCGCATGGCGGGCTTTCGGACCACGACGCCCTGCTGATCGACCTGCCACTCTGAACCCGGTGCCGAAAATACGAAAGGCGCGGAACCAGATGGCATCCGCGCCTTTCGCCGATCGCTAGAACCGGCTTAAATCTCTATCCGGGTCTCTGACCCTCATACTGTCACATGCGACAGGAGGGGGAGTGGGGCGAGTGATGGGATTTGAACCCACGGCCTCCAGAGCCACAATCTGGCGCTCTAACCAACTGAGCTACACCCGCCACCGGAGTGCCGTTTCTCTAATACGCCGGCCCGTGGCGGGTCAAGCGGTTTGTGAAGCGGCCCGGCGAGTTTTTCCGCTCAGGCGCTGCGGGCCTACTGGAAGCCGCCGGCGGCAAAGAAACGTTCCAGCCGGGCAACCGCTTCTTCCAGAACGCTTTCCCGCTTGCAGAAGCAGAAGCGGACGAAGTTGCGGATATCGCCCGCCTGATAGAAGGCGCTGAACGGCAGGCAGGTCACCCCCGCCTCCACCGTCAGACGGCGGCTGAACTCCACGTCGTCCATGTCGCCGACCAGCGGCCGGATGTCGGCGCCGATGAAATACGTCCCCTCGGCAGCCAGCACGTCGAAGCCCACCCGGCGCAGCCCGGCAGACAACAGATCCCGCTTGGCTGCGAGGTCCGCCGCCAGGCCGTCGAAATAGCTGCGGTCCATGGTCAAGCCATGGGCAACCGCCCGCTGAAGATTGGGGGCGGTGGTGAAGGTCAGAAACTGATGGGCCCGGCCAAGTGCCGCGGCGATCGGCGCATCCGCCACCAGATAGCCGACCTTCCAGCCGGTCAGCGAGAAAGTCTTGCCGGCGGAGCCGACCCGGACGGTCCGCTCGCGCATGCCCGGAAGGGTGATCATCGGCCGGTGGGCGCGGCCGTCGAAGACCAGATGCTCATGCACCTCGTCGCAGACCACCACGGCGTTGTGCGCCTTGACCAGATCGGCCAGGAAGGTGAGATCGTCGTCGCTGAACACCTTGCCGGTGGGGTTCATCGGCGAGTTCATCAGCAGCATGCGGGTCTTCGGCCCGAAGGCGGCCGCCAGCGCCTCGCGCGGCAGCTCCCAATGCGGCGGCTCGACCCGCACCAGTTTCGGAACGGCACCCGCCAGCTGCACGATCGGCAGATAGCTGTCGTAAAGCGGTTCGATCAGCACGACCTCATCGCCGGGATTGAGCAGGCCCAGCAGGGCCGCCGCCAGCGCTTCGGTCGCGCCCGAGGTCACGATGACCTCGCGCATCGGATCGACCTCGATGCCATAGAATCGGCGGTCATGCTCGGCCACCGCGCGGCGCAGTTCGGGGATCCCCGCCATCGGCGGATACTGGTTGCCGCCGGCCATGAGGGCGTCGGCGGCGACACGCCGCACCTCCTCGGGCCCCTCCCAGTCGGGGAAGCCCTGGCCGAGATTGACGGCCCCGTGCTCCTGCGCAAGCGCGCTCATCACGGTAAAGATGGTGGTGCCATAGCCGGAGAGGATCTGATTGGCGAACTGCACGGCCCGTTCCTGCTGATGCGCCGCCCCGGATTTCTCAATCTCGGGTTGGGTTGAGTGAAGACGAGGGCCCGAGGATCGCAGAAGCGGAGCCATCCGACAAGGCAGCCGCACAGATGCTGGCCCATCTGCCTTCGTTTTGGGCAGCACCTGCCCGTGTTTTAGCCAAAGCCCGTGGACCCTCGCACCGTCGCGGCGCCTCCGGGCGGGCTGGTCCGTGATGTACCAGTGACTTGCGCAGATTGGCACGGCACGTGCAAACGTTGGTCGGCGTGGGTGGTGCGCGCCACCTGCCGGTGTACGGCTCGGGCGCGTCCAGCGCATGACCGGCACCCCCCGCCTCCAGGCCCCGCAGGTCCTGGCCGCCGTGACCGGCAGTCGGATTGAGGGGCCCGGATCTTCCGGTTCATGCGCGCGACTGACGAGAGTAGCCGCCGAGATGAAGAAGATCGAAGCCATCATCAAGCCCTTCAAGCTCGACGAGGTGAAGGAGGCGCTGCACGAGATCGGCCTTCAGGGCATGACCGTGACCGAAGCCAAGGGTTTCGGGCGCCAGAAGGGTCACACCGAGCTGTATCGTGGTGCCGAATACGTCGTCGACTTCCTGCCCAAGGTGAAGATCGAGATCGTGGTCGGCGACGCCCAGGTCGAGCGCGCGATCGAAGCCATTCAGCAGGCCGCCCATACCGGCCGGATCGGCGATGGCAAGATCTTCGTGACGCCGGTCGAGGATGCCATCCGCATCCGTACCGGTGAGCGCGGCAACGACGCCCTCTGAACGGTTCCGCAGGGCACCGGGCAGCAGGCCGGAGACGACCGGCCCGGACGGATCTGCCCTGCAACCAGATCGCCATTGATCCGCACCGCCGCCGGTGGTGCACTCACGAGACTGAAAAAAGCTCGGCCCCGCCCCCGCAGACGCCTGACGGCGGGCCGACCGGTCGGTATGACGGATCATCCGGGGACACGGTGGTCCGGATGCCGCAGTCCAGGCAGGCCCGTCAACAGGCAGGCCAATCAACAGGCAGGATAGAAAATGTCGGACGCGAAGACTGTCCTTCAGCAGATCAAAGACAACGAAATCAAGTTCGTCGATTTCCGCTTCACCGACCCGCGCGGCAAGTGGCAGCACACCACCTACTTCGCCGAGGCGGTGGACGAGGGCACCTTCACGGACGGCGTGATGTTCGACGGTTCGTCGATCGCCGGCTGGAAGGCGATCAACGAGTCGGACATGATCCTGATGCCCGACTGCACCAGCACCTTCATCGACCCCTTCGCCGCGCAGCCGACCCTGGTCGTGGTCTGCGACGTGCTGGAGCCGTCGACCGGCCAGGGCTATGAGCGCGACCCGCGCTCGACCGCGCTGCGCGCCGAGGCCTACCTTAAGTACACCGGCGTCGGCGACACCGCCTTCTTCGGCCCCGAGCTGGAATTCTTCCTGTTCGACGACGTCCGCTTCAATGTCGGCATGTTCGGCGCCTCCTACTCGGTCGACGAGCTGGAACTGCCCTCGAACAGCGGCCGTGCCTATGACGAGGGCAACACCGGCCATCGTCCGAAGGTGAAGGGTGGCTACTTCCCGGTGTCGCCGGTCGACAGCATGTCCGACATCCGCGGCGAGATGCTGGAGCAGCTGAAGGCCGTGGGCATGACCCCGGTCCTGCACCACCATGAAGTGGCACCGGCGCAGAACGAGCTGGGCACCGGCTTCGGCACCCTGACCGCGACCGCCGACGGCGTGCAGAAGTACAAGTACGTCGTCCACAACGTCGCCCATGCCTTCGGCAAGTCGGCCACCTTCATGCCGAAGCCGGTCTCGGGTGACAACGGTTCGGGCATGCACACCCACCAGTCGATCTGGAAGGATGGCAAGCCCCTCTTCGCCGGCTCGGGCTATGCCGATCTGTCGGAGATGTGCCTCTACTACATCGGCGGCATCATCAAGCATGCGAAGGCGCTGAACGCCTTCACCAACCCGTCGACCAACAGCTACAAGCGCCTGATCCCGGGCTTCGAAGCCCCCGTGCTGCTCGCCTACTCGGCGCGCAACCGTTCGGCCTCGATCCGTATCCCCTATGTTGCGAGCCCGAAGGGCAAGCGCATCGAGGTTCGCTTCCCGGATCCGACCGCGAACCCCTACCTCTCGTTCTCGGCGATGCTGATGGCCGGCCTCGACGGCATCGAGAACAAGATCCATCCCGGCGACGCCATGGACAAGAACCTCTACGACCTCCCGCCGGAGGAGCTGAAGGACGTCCCGACCGTCTGCGGCTCGCTGCGCGAGGCTCTGGCGGCTCTCGACGCCGATCGCGAATTCCTGAAGAAGGGCGAGGTGTTCACCGACGCCCAGATCGATGCCTATATCGATCTGAAGATGGAAGAAGTCTACGAGTGGGAGCACACCCCGCATCCGGTCGAGTTCCGGAACTACTACAGCGTGTGATCTCCAAGCGTTTGATCGCGCCGGACTGGGTCGCGGATCGAGGAGCGGGGGCCTTCGTTTCGTGAACCGCCGGTGACGGTCGACCGACGGGGCCGTCGTTTCCGCTTTCGGGTGGGAACGGCGGCCTCGGCGTTTTCGGGCCATCTGTTCTTCGTTCAGCGGGCTGCGACACCCGTCCTGGCAAGCCAGATACCACCGGCCAGAATGACCGCCCCGCCCGCCAGCGCCGCCGGCCCCGGCACTTCGGCAAACAGCAGCCAGCCCAGGGCGGCGCTGAACACGATCCAGACATAACGCACCGGGCCGAGCGTGGCGGCATCCGCCAGGCGGTAGGCCTGAATGTTGCAGGTCTGCCCCAGGATCGCCGCCGGCCCCAGGCACAAGAAGGCGGTCAGCATCCAGCCCGACATCGGCTGCCAGACCAGCAGTGCCGGCAGGGCCAGCAGCAGGCTGCCGAACAGATTCACATAGAACAGCACCACCAGCCGGGTTTCCGAGCGCGCCAGCGTCTTGATCATGATCGCCTCGATCGCGATCAGCGCGGCACCGCCCAGCGCCACCAGGGCCGGCGCCCACATGGCCGGCGTAAAGCGCACCCCCTGCCCGCCCGCGAAGACGACGATCGCGGCACCGGCAAGACACAGGGCTGCGGCGGCCCAGCGTGCCGGCCGCACCCGCTCGCCAAGCAGCGTCACCCCCAGCACCACCGTGAACAGCCCCTCCAGCAGGCCGATCGCGGCGGCATTGGCGACGGGCATCGCGGTTGCGGCGTGAATGGCTGCCATGCCCCCCAACCCGCCGCATCCGGCGCGGACGGCATGCAATCCCGGCTGGCGCGTCGCCATCGACCGCCAGCGCCCGAGGCTGGTGACCGTGGCCATAACCGTCACCAGCCCGCCCAGATACCGCAACCACATGATCTGGAGCGCGGGGATCAGCCCACCGGCGATCTTGCCCGACATGAAGATCAGGGCGAAAACCCCCACTGCCGTCACGGCCCACAGAATGCCCTGCGCCTCGGCCCCGACCACAGGGGCACGGGGGGCAATCCGCCGCAGGGCCGCGCCGTCGTCACCATCGATGGACATGATGCCGCTCCATTCCGCATACGCCGCAACAGGCGGCTCGCCTCGGAGCATCGGTCAGGGATACCATATCCGTCCAATGCCACTTTGGCGGTACTTCATGCGTTTCTGATATGGATAACGGAGGAGCGCGCCCATCATGAAACTCGGCATGCGCCAGCTCGATGCCTTTCAGGCGGTGATGACGCTGGGTACCGTCACCGCAGCCGCAAATGTGCTCGCCACCTCACAGCCGGCGGTCACCCGGTCGATCCGGCAGTTGGAAGATGCAACCGGTCTTCAGCTGTTCCGCCGCGTCCGTGGCCGGCTGGAGCCGACGGCGGATGCGCGCGAGTTGATGGAGACGGTCCGGCAAAGCTATGCCGGCATCGACCGCATCGCCCAGGTCGCGAGCCAGCTACGGCGGCGCCATACCGGCCATCTTCGCGTCGGTTGCCTGCCCGCCTTCGCCCA contains:
- the glnA gene encoding type I glutamate--ammonia ligase, which encodes MSDAKTVLQQIKDNEIKFVDFRFTDPRGKWQHTTYFAEAVDEGTFTDGVMFDGSSIAGWKAINESDMILMPDCTSTFIDPFAAQPTLVVVCDVLEPSTGQGYERDPRSTALRAEAYLKYTGVGDTAFFGPELEFFLFDDVRFNVGMFGASYSVDELELPSNSGRAYDEGNTGHRPKVKGGYFPVSPVDSMSDIRGEMLEQLKAVGMTPVLHHHEVAPAQNELGTGFGTLTATADGVQKYKYVVHNVAHAFGKSATFMPKPVSGDNGSGMHTHQSIWKDGKPLFAGSGYADLSEMCLYYIGGIIKHAKALNAFTNPSTNSYKRLIPGFEAPVLLAYSARNRSASIRIPYVASPKGKRIEVRFPDPTANPYLSFSAMLMAGLDGIENKIHPGDAMDKNLYDLPPEELKDVPTVCGSLREALAALDADREFLKKGEVFTDAQIDAYIDLKMEEVYEWEHTPHPVEFRNYYSV
- a CDS encoding endonuclease/exonuclease/phosphatase family protein yields the protein MRLLCWNLKRPDDRRLAGIAGQLRDLEVDLLMAQETRPGDGPALGRLLGGASAFTAAFPLRGSAEGHLIWRRHDPVGPVQPLMLGGWPWPRIAQLFRLTPRGPVAANLQLSHGPLAHRRELGVVAGHRPALIAGDFNWPEALRLRGWQDTTPAGGSFRLGPLRLRLDRVLIAGDLPQPSVRILPHGGLSDHDALLIDLPL
- a CDS encoding P-II family nitrogen regulator; translated protein: MKKIEAIIKPFKLDEVKEALHEIGLQGMTVTEAKGFGRQKGHTELYRGAEYVVDFLPKVKIEIVVGDAQVERAIEAIQQAAHTGRIGDGKIFVTPVEDAIRIRTGERGNDAL
- a CDS encoding aminotransferase; the encoded protein is MQFANQILSGYGTTIFTVMSALAQEHGAVNLGQGFPDWEGPEEVRRVAADALMAGGNQYPPMAGIPELRRAVAEHDRRFYGIEVDPMREVIVTSGATEALAAALLGLLNPGDEVVLIEPLYDSYLPIVQLAGAVPKLVRVEPPHWELPREALAAAFGPKTRMLLMNSPMNPTGKVFSDDDLTFLADLVKAHNAVVVCDEVHEHLVFDGRAHRPMITLPGMRERTVRVGSAGKTFSLTGWKVGYLVADAPIAAALGRAHQFLTFTTAPNLQRAVAHGLTMDRSYFDGLAADLAAKRDLLSAGLRRVGFDVLAAEGTYFIGADIRPLVGDMDDVEFSRRLTVEAGVTCLPFSAFYQAGDIRNFVRFCFCKRESVLEEAVARLERFFAAGGFQ
- a CDS encoding DMT family transporter; this encodes MSIDGDDGAALRRIAPRAPVVGAEAQGILWAVTAVGVFALIFMSGKIAGGLIPALQIMWLRYLGGLVTVMATVTSLGRWRSMATRQPGLHAVRAGCGGLGGMAAIHAATAMPVANAAAIGLLEGLFTVVLGVTLLGERVRPARWAAAALCLAGAAIVVFAGGQGVRFTPAMWAPALVALGGAALIAIEAIMIKTLARSETRLVVLFYVNLFGSLLLALPALLVWQPMSGWMLTAFLCLGPAAILGQTCNIQAYRLADAATLGPVRYVWIVFSAALGWLLFAEVPGPAALAGGAVILAGGIWLARTGVAAR